From the genome of Flavobacterium luteolum, one region includes:
- a CDS encoding porin family protein, which translates to MRIIFSCLFLLTFLNSFAQEDVKPEIKPVVKIDSLYREDQFYFSVTYNMFTDIPIDFKQNKFSLGLSGGFLRDMPVNKSRTVAIAAGLGLSYQNYYQNLTISEDGSGSIIYGVNDYGQFVSNRYRQYSVDLPIEFRWRNSTYESTKFWRIYGGVKLSYVFSSASTLDDGEKTYKIKNNGDINKFQYGPYLAAGYNTWNVYIYYGLSPLFKSATTLNGEKINMKTLNAGLIFYIL; encoded by the coding sequence ATGCGAATTATTTTTAGCTGCTTATTTTTACTCACTTTTTTAAATTCTTTTGCGCAAGAAGACGTTAAGCCTGAGATAAAACCAGTTGTAAAAATAGATTCTTTATATCGAGAAGATCAGTTTTATTTTTCGGTTACCTATAATATGTTTACTGATATTCCAATCGATTTCAAACAGAATAAATTTTCTCTTGGACTTTCAGGAGGTTTTTTACGCGATATGCCGGTGAATAAATCAAGAACCGTTGCTATTGCTGCTGGATTAGGGTTGAGTTATCAGAATTATTATCAGAATCTGACTATTTCTGAAGATGGTTCGGGATCAATAATATATGGAGTTAACGATTATGGGCAATTTGTATCCAATCGTTACAGACAATATTCTGTAGATCTTCCAATAGAATTTAGATGGCGTAATTCGACGTATGAAAGTACTAAATTCTGGCGTATCTATGGTGGAGTTAAACTGAGTTATGTTTTCTCGAGCGCCTCTACTCTTGACGATGGCGAAAAAACATATAAAATCAAAAACAACGGAGATATCAATAAATTTCAGTACGGACCTTATTTGGCCGCTGGATACAATACCTGGAACGTTTATATATATTACGGCTTAAGTCCGTTATTTAAGTCGGCAACAACTTTGAATGGAGAAAAAATCAATATGAAAACCTTAAATGCAGGACTGATTTTTTATATTTTATAA